The following DNA comes from Streptomyces sp. NBC_00273.
AGTTCGCCGACGGCCGCCTCGGAGGCCTCCAGCAGGTAGATCACCTCGTACGCGGGTCCGTCCTCCTCCTGCGCGCAGGGGTCCGGCGACGACGGGACGGGCACCGCGCGGCCGCGCACCGGTTCGACGGCCGGTTCCTGGCCGGACAGGGCCTGCCACAGGGCGCCGAAGACGACGACCAGCCCGCAGCCCCCGGCGTCGACCACTCCCGCCCGGCCCAGTGCGGCGAGCTGCCCGGGGGTGTCGGCGAGGGCGGCGCGGGCCCCGTCGTAGGCGGCCCGGGCCACCTCTGACGCGGTCCCGGCGGCGGCTCCGGCCGCCTCGCCGGCCCGGGCGGCGGCGCCGGCGACGGTGAGCATGGTGCCCTCCACCGGGTGCGCGACGGCCGCGTACGCCTCCTCCGCGGCCCGGGTGAGCGCGCGGGCCAGCAGCCCGCCGGGGCCCCGTCCGGCCTGTTCCGCCGGCTCGGCGGGCTCGGCGCCGAGTACGTCGGCCACGCCGCGCAGCAGCTGCGCCAGGATCGTCCCGGAGTTCCCGCGGGCGCCCACCAGGGCTCCGTGCGCCCAGGCCCGTACGGCCTCGGCCAGGGAGGTCCGCCCTGTGCCGTCGGTCACCTCGGGGAAGGCCTCGGCGAGGCCTCGGTCGGCCGATTCGGCGGTGAGGTAGAGGTTGGTGCCGGTGTCGGCGTCGGCGACCGGGTAGACGTTGATCGCGTCGATGTCCTCGCGGGCCCGGCCCAGTGCGGCCAGGGCCAGCGAGCTCCAGGTGCGCACCGCTTCGGCGTCGAGCTCGTCAGGGGACTGCGGCTGCGGCTCGTGCGGCACCGGGCGTTCCTCCTCGTGCGGGCCAGGGTTCACCGCAGGGTAACGAAGGACCGCCCGTGCTTCGGGACCGCGGGGCGGCAGCAGCGGCGGCCATGGTAGTTTTCTTGGACGGACGCAGTCGTTGTATGCTGCTCCGGTTGCCCGGCGAGAGTCGGGCCATTCCCCCGGCAAACCACTTCAGACCTCTGAATCCGGTGCGCCGGTTTCACTGTAATTGCATCTGAAGTCTTGGAGTGACCTGTGGCTGCCAACTGCGACGTTTGCGCCAAGGGGCCGAGCTTCGGCAACAACATCTCCCACTCGCACCGCCGCACCTCGCGTCGCTGGAACCCGAACATCCAGCGCGTCCGTGCCGTGGTCAATGGGACGCCGAAGCGCCTCAACGCCTGCACCTCGTGCATCAAGGCCGGCAAGGTCTCGCGCTGACGCCTCCCGTCGTAGCGCAGCCCTTTCCGGTTGCCAAAAAGGCCGGTTCACCTCTGGTGAACCGGCCTTTTGCCTTGTCCGGGGGCCTGGTCGGACACCCGGCCGGTGGGCCGGCCTGGCCGTCGCGGCGGGTTCAGCGCCACTGCCAGGCGTGATCCACCGGGCCGATGCCCCCGCCGAGCGCGAAGCCGGCGGCGATGGCGCCCGTGACGTACTCCTTGGCGGCCGTGACCGCCTCCGGGACGGTCAGTCCCTTCGCCAGGCCCGCCGCGATCGCGCTGGCCAGGGTGCA
Coding sequences within:
- the rpmB gene encoding 50S ribosomal protein L28; translated protein: MAANCDVCAKGPSFGNNISHSHRRTSRRWNPNIQRVRAVVNGTPKRLNACTSCIKAGKVSR